A part of Leptotrichia trevisanii DSM 22070 genomic DNA contains:
- the pnp gene encoding polyribonucleotide nucleotidyltransferase: MFEEKIYGFNLGNQKIKISTGKIARQAGGSVVVQCGGTMLLVTATRSKDVKEGQDFFPLTVDYIEKFYASGKFPGGFIKRETKPGTDEVLISRLIDRPIRPLFPEGFLNSVHIVITVLSYDEVNFPENLATIGVSAALGLSDIPFAGTVAGVTVGYINGEYILNPTGEQLLESEIQLSVAGTKDAVTMVEAGAKEVSEEVMLEAIMFGHERIKEICAEQDKFLAQFDVQKYEFEKKEVEPEIKEFIDGFESEVENAIMTPGKLEKYEAIDNLEIELFERYIEKLENEEKEIDENTEKEFKKYYRDVEKRLVRDAILYKQYRADGRQTTEIRPIDVEIDTLPVPHGSALFTRGETQALVVATLGSKEDEQIIDGMEDETRKKFFLHYNFPPYSVGEAGFMRAPGRRELGHGNLAERALKYVMPEQDKFPYTVRLVSEITESNGSSSQATICGGSLALMAAGVPIKSTVAGIAMGLIKEGDTFTVLTDIQGLEDHLGDMDFKVAGTKDGITAIQMDIKIEGITREIMEIALRQALEGRLFIIDKMEAVISEPRAEVSENAPKIEILKINPDKIAGLIGPGGKVIRAIIDETGVSIDIEDDGTVSIFGKDLENMKKALELVKRQTQSVELNEVYEGKVTKLMKFGAFVEVLPGKEGLLHISEISNKRVEKTEDALKEGQNVRVKVISMESEDKFNLSMKTLL, encoded by the coding sequence ATGTTTGAAGAGAAAATTTATGGTTTTAATTTAGGAAACCAGAAAATTAAAATAAGTACAGGAAAAATTGCACGTCAGGCTGGAGGTTCAGTTGTTGTTCAATGTGGGGGAACAATGCTGCTTGTTACGGCGACTAGAAGTAAGGACGTCAAGGAAGGGCAGGATTTTTTCCCGTTGACTGTTGATTATATTGAAAAATTTTATGCATCAGGGAAATTTCCAGGTGGATTTATAAAAAGGGAAACTAAGCCAGGAACTGATGAAGTCCTGATTTCAAGATTGATTGACAGGCCAATCAGGCCATTATTTCCAGAAGGATTTTTAAATTCTGTCCATATTGTAATTACAGTGCTTTCCTATGATGAAGTGAATTTTCCTGAAAATCTTGCTACAATCGGTGTTTCTGCCGCTTTGGGATTATCAGATATTCCGTTTGCGGGAACTGTGGCTGGAGTTACAGTTGGATACATTAACGGGGAATACATCTTAAATCCTACAGGGGAGCAGCTGTTAGAAAGTGAAATTCAATTATCAGTTGCAGGTACAAAAGATGCCGTAACAATGGTAGAGGCTGGAGCTAAGGAAGTTTCTGAGGAAGTAATGCTGGAAGCGATTATGTTTGGGCATGAGAGAATTAAGGAAATTTGTGCAGAACAGGATAAGTTCCTGGCACAGTTTGATGTACAGAAATATGAATTTGAGAAAAAGGAAGTAGAGCCTGAAATCAAGGAATTTATTGATGGCTTTGAAAGTGAAGTTGAAAATGCGATTATGACGCCAGGCAAACTGGAAAAATATGAGGCAATTGACAATTTGGAGATAGAACTTTTTGAAAGATATATTGAAAAACTTGAAAATGAAGAAAAGGAAATTGACGAAAACACTGAAAAAGAGTTTAAGAAATATTATAGAGATGTGGAAAAAAGACTTGTCAGAGATGCTATTTTGTACAAGCAATACCGTGCTGATGGGCGTCAAACTACTGAAATCCGTCCAATTGATGTGGAAATAGACACACTTCCAGTGCCACACGGTTCTGCATTATTCACACGTGGGGAAACTCAGGCATTGGTTGTTGCAACGCTTGGAAGTAAGGAAGATGAGCAAATTATTGATGGAATGGAAGATGAAACACGTAAAAAATTCTTCCTGCATTATAATTTCCCGCCATATTCAGTTGGAGAAGCTGGATTTATGCGTGCACCTGGGCGTCGTGAACTGGGACATGGAAACTTGGCTGAAAGAGCGTTAAAATACGTTATGCCGGAACAAGACAAATTCCCATACACAGTAAGACTTGTTTCTGAAATCACAGAATCAAACGGATCTTCATCCCAAGCTACAATTTGTGGAGGATCACTTGCATTAATGGCGGCTGGAGTGCCTATAAAGTCAACCGTTGCAGGAATTGCAATGGGACTTATAAAAGAAGGGGATACATTTACTGTTCTTACTGATATTCAGGGACTCGAAGATCATTTAGGAGATATGGACTTTAAAGTTGCAGGGACAAAGGATGGAATTACTGCGATTCAGATGGATATAAAAATTGAGGGAATTACAAGGGAAATAATGGAAATTGCTTTAAGACAGGCATTGGAAGGAAGATTGTTCATTATTGATAAAATGGAAGCTGTAATTAGTGAGCCAAGAGCGGAAGTTTCTGAAAATGCACCAAAAATTGAGATTCTTAAAATCAACCCTGATAAAATTGCTGGGCTTATTGGGCCAGGTGGAAAAGTTATCAGAGCGATTATTGATGAAACTGGAGTTTCAATAGATATCGAAGATGACGGAACTGTTTCGATTTTTGGAAAAGATTTGGAAAATATGAAAAAAGCATTGGAACTTGTAAAAAGACAGACACAATCCGTTGAGTTAAATGAGGTTTACGAAGGAAAAGTTACAAAATTGATGAAATTTGGTGCATTTGTAGAAGTGCTGCCAGGGAAAGAAGGGCTTTTACATATTTCTGAAATAAGTAACAAGAGAGTGGAAAAAACAGAAGATGCCTTAAAAGAAGGGCAAAATGTAAGAGTTAAAGTAATCTCGATGGAAAGTGAAGATAAATTTAACTTAAGTATGAAGACATTGTTATAA
- the pgsA gene encoding CDP-diacylglycerol--glycerol-3-phosphate 3-phosphatidyltransferase has translation MNLPNKLATLRIILVIPFVIFLSLALEFSENTAIAVIMRIFAAIIFVGAAITDYYDGKIARKYNLITNLGKLLDPLADKILVISALVTLAKFNQISLWFVIIIIFRELLITGLRSIVAAEGVIIAAESLGKWKTATQMVALTLIILIPFSFTINNILLLIPLILTIVSGIEYVLKCKNILNK, from the coding sequence ATGAATTTACCTAATAAATTGGCAACATTAAGAATAATTCTAGTTATTCCGTTTGTAATTTTTTTGAGTTTGGCTCTGGAATTTTCTGAAAATACAGCGATTGCTGTAATAATGAGAATATTTGCAGCCATTATTTTTGTGGGAGCTGCCATTACAGACTATTATGATGGAAAAATTGCAAGAAAATACAATTTAATTACGAATTTAGGAAAACTGCTGGATCCATTAGCTGATAAAATTCTTGTTATTTCGGCTCTAGTAACACTTGCAAAATTTAATCAGATAAGCCTTTGGTTTGTAATAATAATAATTTTTAGGGAACTGCTCATAACTGGACTTCGTTCAATTGTAGCTGCTGAAGGTGTAATAATAGCTGCTGAAAGTCTTGGAAAATGGAAAACTGCAACTCAAATGGTTGCACTTACTTTAATAATTCTAATACCTTTCAGCTTTACAATAAACAACATACTACTGCTAATTCCGCTAATACTGACTATAGTTTCAGGAATTGAATATGTTTTAAAATGTAAAAATATTTTAAATAAATAA
- a CDS encoding YggT family protein, giving the protein MDIIEVILKMFNLYTILILLNILGTWIDPYNQMALFQWVRKFTEPYLKLFKIVIPIGNMNLDMSGIIGLIVLDVIKEIFLRAFSLGTF; this is encoded by the coding sequence TTGGATATTATTGAAGTAATATTAAAAATGTTTAATTTATACACTATTCTTATTTTATTAAATATTTTAGGAACATGGATTGATCCGTATAATCAAATGGCACTTTTCCAATGGGTAAGAAAATTTACAGAACCTTACCTGAAACTATTTAAAATCGTAATTCCGATAGGAAATATGAATTTAGATATGTCTGGAATTATAGGACTAATTGTATTGGATGTTATAAAGGAAATATTTTTAAGAGCTTTTTCATTAGGAACATTTTAA